A segment of the Epinephelus fuscoguttatus linkage group LG23, E.fuscoguttatus.final_Chr_v1 genome:
CTCCCactttgttattttgtgacAGATAATAAGATGATTTATAGGATGAGGAagaaaaattatatttgtgtCGAAGAaaattgtgaatttttttttttttttttgtgaatggcTCTAAAGAAATCAGTTGTACAAAATGTTCTGTCGTGAGTTTTGTCTGCTGTAATTCTTCCAGAGTGGTGTTGTGAGGGGACAGTACAGCCAGTCCATGCCTACAGATCTGTTCTTCATGAGTCAGTGGGAGGATGAGCGCTGGCCTTTCACGCAGCATCGCTCCTTCAGGCTCCTCAAGTCTCCTCTCATCCCACAAATTCCAGTCCTCACCAACAGTAAGGCTTTCCTAAGCCACGATAATACTAATATTAACTAATATTTAGTAATATTTGGctaataaaaaagaacaaaagaggtAGAAATACAGATTATGTGTATTTCCAATGTGGTAAACACACTGCCATcactgatctctctctctctctctctctctccacagacACAGACCTATCTGACAGATCGTTCTCCGCCATATTCGGCGTCTTTGCACCTGATGTTTCCCTCCAGAAAGTGACAGtagatggtggtgatggtgaccTTTTAACCTGGACCCAGAGTGACACAGACGACCTCAGTGTGTCCAGGATCTCCCACGCCAACGGGAGCCACTCCTACCAGCTTCGTTTCCCGTTGTCACACCCAAAAATAATCCCAGAGGTCAGATTGACACTGagccacttttattttgtttagaaGACCAAAAATATCTGAAACAACCTGCTGTTTGATCCCAGTATATAGGTGGTGGCTATGAGACGTAcagcctctctttctcctttacTTTTAACATCTTACCCAGCGGAAAGGTGTTTTACCATCGAGCTACTATAGAGCAGAGTGTCGAATACACAGGTGAGAAATTCAGTCATCATCATAGATTTAGAGCAGTTTGTGTGGTTTAAATCAATATACTTATGATTCCCCTTCTAACCTGGTGCAGCTCCACGTTCCCCCAAGCTGGAGGGGAAGTGCACAGAGAGCAgcctgctggtgctgctgcgcCACGGGACCAAGACCGAGCTGCAGTGGGAGCTGTTCCTCAGAGCTCGCAAGCTGGACTGGGACCTGGTGGAGATGGGTGGGTTTGTCGTGGAGGCGGAGGAGGACTACTTGTCTGTGGAGATCCCCTTCGACAGCCCTTGGATGAACTATGAGGTAACCAATCATAGCCAAgaggtccagtattgagtgagaccaCTGTAGCCAGTAacagcgaaacaggctgcagtctCACCTCTCAGGGCATTGGAGCACTGCCAATTTACGTCccctaaaagtgcttgttttggcACTGATGGGCTCAGATttttattctaagtgtctgacaacattttggaaGGGATCCTTACAGatataaaccttttttttaaaaagtataattTCTGTTTCTTTGAAACAGAAAGACCCTGGAAATTGCTATCGCCAAAACCACCAGattacattcaaataaacactaattttatcatcgtaaaatGCACTTAATTCAAAGTTAATAGAAGCAAATTAAAACTCATAAAATAACCtctagatgtgaaaatatgttggctCCATACactttaaaattactgtttatttaaatggagtctggtgagtttggtgCTCTGCTGTAATAAAGcacattttctccttttcttctccCACACAGGAGCTGACATTGCAGGGTCTTGTCGCAGGAGTGGAAGTGTCTGTTGTAGACGCAGAGTCTCTGAAAGTGGAGGACAGTCTCGTccataaatgcatttttccGGCGAGAGAGCTGCTAGGTACAAACCACAAGCTCAAACCGAAGCATATTTGTGTGTTAGTTTATAATGATCTTCACACTcgcagtgtttctctgacagtaTGTTTGCCAGAAGGGAGGATGGTGGCAGTGGTCGACACCACCCACACCATTCCACCCACTCATCCCAACCGAACCACGCTATTGGACCCCAGTTGTGTTCCCATGGAGACGGACAGTGCTAGAGCTCTGTTCAGCTTCAGCCTGGACTCCTGTGGGACAACTGTAACTGTGAGATAATTTAATTAACTTGGATTAACAAAGAAAGTACTCGCTCCGGCCTCTGTTCTGATCCTCTCATGTTTCCTCAGACTGAGGGAAGTCTCCTTGTTTATGAAAACCAGATCAGTTACCCTCAAGATTTTCTGCCTTTGGGTGATCCTCTCATACACAGAGATTCTCCATACAGGTTGGAAGCATACACACTGAACTCAGTCTGTCTTTTAACCACATGATGGTGTTGATGTAAGTCTTGTCTGTTCTAGGCTGACAATTCAGTGTCGCTACCCAGCAAACGATAGCCGTACTGTGGCTATGGAACACCCTTTGCATTCCTCTCTGGACCTTTCAGTCACGCCAGTCAAAGGCACACAGAGGGAAGCTGCaagcacaggtgtgtgtttgtaaaactCAAATGTCAGAACATCAGACCAGTCCATCTGCAATTCATATTTAGTATTtgtaatgtaaatgtgtgaatgttttTCAGCACAATCAGGCCAAAGAAAATCAAGAGTGAATTTGGAAGGAAAGCAAAACCTTCATCAAGGTagtgaaactttatttaaactgtATTTGAATCATTGTGCTAAATGTTTTGTAAATCTACTTTGTATTGAAACTGAACTTGGGGGGATCATATTACAAAAATGAATTATGTGTTATAAAATTTAGTGTCATATAAATTGATGTAAAGAAGGAACATGATGCTTAACCTTTTGTTTCCTCATTTCTGGAGTTTCAGTCGGGATCAAATGGACGCTTGTCTCCATTCTGCTGTTGCTGGTTCTCTGCACATGGGTGTCTGCATATGTAAcctgtaaattaaataaatgaatgctcttttattttacctttttattaGGTCTTTGTTGTAAGTTATTGAAGTGAATTCTCTGTAGTGTCTATCCTGACAAGAtatgagaaatgaaaaaaaggttgggtttttttttgtgaactTGTAATTCAGTCTGTGAGTTTCttaaattattcattatttatttatttattactcatTACTGCTGGCATTGTCTACatcagtggttccaaactggtgCAGCCAGGGGGTCCACATTGCTCcatagtcattagttcaaggtccacacagtttaatatatggGTATTCACTGGCTcaacagcaggaaacggcacttcaaaataagagcccTGTGCTGGAAGTTAATTGAAAGaataaagtgcattttttacaaagttgacaTGTTCGCAAGTCACTTATGGTCCATCCAGAATGGACCCACgaaccacttttggaccacgacccatcacttgggaaccactgatctacatCAAGTAtcttcagataaaaaaaaataaataattaaaaaaaaaactctaacCAGAGAGAAACACTTGAATGGAAatgagccatcattaatgtcatttgtcacacctgtgcttttcctgctgtgagaCACAGTGCAGTGATTGAAAGACAGCTTGATTGCTGATGAGCTACACATGTGGCTGTAACACTGAgggcctctgattggtcagtgaaGAAAATGACTTATAAAACCTGGTGTAGCAGAGAGCAGGACATGGTGCCAGTTTGATTGGGATACACCAAGCAAGTGTTCACTTCAGCTTGTGTTGgttagcaggtgtagtttgCTAGCAGCTAGGCTAGCTTTAGACACTGCCAGCACATCAGTGGTTATGGCTTTTGGGTTTTACCTGGGGTAAGGTGCTTTCATTGCAGTTTGTGAGCTGTTAGTTGACATCAGTCCACCTGTATGTTTGCAACTTATATCTGCTTTTGTCTTACAGTGGGGTTTTGCTCCTGTCTGCGTGGGCAACTGCAAAATGTGATCCTATTCCTGATGGTAAGATTTGAACTGTTTGCATACAGGCCTTTAATTATAACTTAACTATTTTAACACACCTTGTCTGTTCATGCAGAAGTTCTTCACATGGAGTGTCATGATCGCTTCTTCATGATAGCTGTTGATCTCTCATTCACTGGGAATGAACCTCACTTTGAGGCCTTTGGTAAGTCCCGGGCAGCTTGGCCACAAATTAAAATGAAGCTGTTTAGATGTGCATGGGTGTGTTGGGTCTAATAATGTGATTGTCTTCCAGATGGGACAGGCGTGCACGCCATCACTGAGCAGTATGCAGCTCAGTGTGGCTACACTGTCAGTGTTCTCCCTCTAGCCGGCCATGTGGAGCTCCGAGCCTCTTACTTCAGCTGTCACACTGACAACACAGTGTGTATAAATAGCCTGTAATACAGTTTTTGGCTCTTACTGTACAGGCCAGGTGTGACATTTTCTACTTTCAGGATGACGAAGTGTTCACATTCAACTTCAACCTGATTGCGACACATGAAGGAAAGGAGGTCACCTATCCCATGAACAAGACctgttctccctctctcccctggtCTCCCAGAGAGGTTACCTGTGAGACCAACTACATGGAAGTAAGCTTGGATAGATGTAATATTATTTTGGAAGTTGTTAATATTTACTAATCCTGGCTTCTCTGTAGGTGTCTGTGAGGAGTGAAGTGACCTGTCCATCTGACACAAAGAAATACGACTGGAATGCTGCTCTACAACCTGTATGTCTCAACTTGTACTCTTGAATATTTGATTCTTGTCGCCTATGTGTATCTGGATTAACAATATAGTAAGCGGAGGCATCTATCTCCCCTGTAGGCCTACTCATCAGCTACTTCAGATTGGCAGGTGATGTTTCACAGAGATGGGGAGCAGATGATGCCTGTGAAGCTCTCTGAGGCTCATAAGCAGGGTTATGCATTTGAGTTGACTGATGGAAGGCTGGTATTTCGTGCTCCGTATGGACAACCTGACTCATTCAGCACTGAGGTAAACAACTGATGCTTGTAAAGCATGTAGTCCAAAGCAGGTTTTGATTTGGAGTCTCTCTCCAGGTGAATGGTGTTCCAGTAGAGGTGGTCCATGCAACTCTGTTCTCCAGACAAAGCTGGGTGGTCCTCATGGTCGACCTGGAGGCTGCTTGCTCCACAGGTCATTGCTACAATCTCACATTTTCCATAGTTTCTCTTTTTCCATGACGGTTAACAAGCAAAGCTGTAATGTTGTGTCTTCACAGATGAAGGATCATATGATGACAGTGGCTACATGATGTGGGAGACTCCTGAGGTGCTGCACCCACTGGTGTCCGGTCTACACAAGACACAGCTCAACATTGGAGTCAATGGTGAACTTGTGGAGCAGACAGTTGCAGAGGAGAGGGGCTACATTGTGGAGAAGCACAATACTATAGTCCAGATCAGCATCCCCTATAACGCTGATGGAGGATACAGGAAGGTCAGGAAGCATGGTCATAACCCTAATGTAGTTTATGTCTGCTAGAAGGATCAGGTTTATTACACATTGAAAAACTTCTTCACAGGAAAAATGTGATGAGATACTTGGTTTTTGCAGAGCTTGGTGTCTGGCGACCTCTACGAGTTCTACATCTTTCATCTCTACTTGGAGCAAATCTCAGTGGAAGAGGACCAAGTTGACACCAGAATTCGTTTCCACAGGACGCTGGCTACGCCTATGCTGCCACGCCctgttttcactgaaaaccGTAGGTCTGATGACAAACCCATTCATCAGGTTGATGCAGCAATAATCTGaatgccttttttcatttcaGGAACAGTTCTTGAGGAGCGCATATTCACTGTCTACCTTGGAGACGTCCCTGAGGACGTTGAGTTGACTTCTGTTAATTTTAATGGACAAGAATTTACAGTTCCACTTACAAACACAAGCAGCCACACCATCACAAAGGTTGTTCATCCCAACAACACTTATGGCTACACTCTGAGGGTGCCTTTTGATGACCCTGTTGTCATGCAGCAGGTAAAAGGTCTTTAATTTTGAGCAGTTTTGTTAAGATGTGATTAGTTTATACATGGAAACATCTGCTCGACTCAGCCAGAATTTTGTCTCCTAGTTCTCTAAAGAAGACGCAGCCATGCAGCACACACTGGACATCAACTACACACTGACAGTTCTGCCTGAAAACGAGCCTTATCACCAAACGGTGTCAGTCATGGCCTTATCTGATGCCTGTAAGTCACTGACTTGATTTTTAGACTTGGTCAATCCTACTTGTGCATGAATTCGTTAaccatttattttgtatttaacagCTCCTCCAGCTTTTGACGCTGTCTGTTCTGAGTCCGGCATCAGCTTCAGACTGGACCACCGGCCTTTTGACTACCTGTGGGTGATCAGTATCGACTCAGACCCGCTGACATCAGAGCTGGCAGCCCAGCACGGCTACATCATGAGCAACGACAGCCAGAGTCTGCTGCTCGACGTGCCGCTCTTCACTCATGGCTATGAGTACAAGGTGAGATGAGGAATGACTATTGACAGCAATCATTTAGTTCTGAATATGGAGGTCAGTGACTAAGATGCACATGTTTTATAGGACATTACTTTGAATGGCTTCTCTGGCGCCTTCGAGATCCTCATGCGGGATCCTGAAACATCGGAGGTTCAGAGTTCAACTGTCAAGACTTGCCCGTTCTCCAATAATGAATTCATCAGTAAAAACATCATCAGTTTTCTTTATAAGAGCAGGTGGGTCTCTATAGTTGGCACATGTTCTTAAACATGTCTGTCTTTAGTGTGTTCCACTGACGGGAGGATGACTGTGGCAGCTGACTTGTCTCTGGCCATCCCAAGTGGAGGAGTTCCTGCTAGAACCAACCTGCGAGACAAATACTGTGGACCCAAAGAGACAGACGGCACCAGGGCTCTCTTCTCTTTTCCACTCAACAGCTGTGGATCCATTGTCAGGGTACTGATTTCTAATGTAAACGGTTGCATTTAACTTAACAAGGCGATTTACATCTGGCGCCTGCATCCACATTATGCTTTTCTTTCTCCAGCTCGGCAAGGAGTATGTGACCTATGAAAACGAGATTTTCTTCAGCAAGAAGCTGCGTGCTTTGAAAAACCCAGACTCTAGCTATGATATTGACAGGTATATCTTCAACCCAACCTCTCTGGCTATTGACACCTCTTGTACCCATAAGGCAAACTATGTATCCCTCTTGTCTTGCAGAGTGACGATGCAGTGCACATATCCTCTGGCTGGACTGTTCCGCCTCTTCTCAGTGTACAGGTTTGAGTCTGACACTGTTGGTGTGGGCCGCATCGTGCATTCTGCGCACTCCACCGAAGGTAAGCAGTTCATATGAATAAACAACACTTTACATGATCGCATGCTGACAATCTGACCTTGTACTCTAGGTCTAGACAGTCCCACCATCAAGCCCACTACAGTGCCTACTACCAGGCGCACCAGAAGACCTGTCTCACTTAGACCTGGTTACCAGCCTCCTGCTCAGTACATCAAAGTATCAAGCTTTCTAAACAGAAAGAAAGGTAGGTTGGTTGCTTGGTTATTTGAAATTTGGTTAAATGTAAGCATTTGTTCATCTTGTTGAATTCTCTTCACAGGATCTAGAGGATCATCTCAAGCTAAAGTGACTCTATATTCTGGATTGTAATTGCATggattttaaataaagttcaataaatgtttgtcTTAAATGCTCTTGTATTGTCATTGAGACTTTAACTTCCTGAACATGTAAGGACAAACCTTGGTAACTTGGTAACAAACCAAAAGCTTAGTGCAGGTTCATATCTGTACATTGTTTCCTAGATACAGAGCATGATGCTTGAGCTGCTTGGTTGAACCATGAGTTAAGTGTGGTGTTGACTTTCAAAGTCTTATGGGTTTTGGAGTATAACTGCTTCTGTGTTAAGTTGTGTAAAACCTTTCAAAATCTGAGTGCCTGACAGGAATTTAAATCAGTTGGAGCTCAAGACTAAAAGTACAGTACAGGTTTAAAAATGAGAACCTTTTAGCTGGGAAGAAGAGAGCTTATTAGACTTGTGACACATTATCATTTCTGCTTGAGGCTACATCGAGCCTCTGACTGAGATTTTAGCAAACTAAGTTTGGCGCAAGCTATATGCCATAAATCTAAATCTTGGGCATCAAAGTTTGTATGCAGACTGAGGACACTTGAATTGCAGGCTACAACATGATTCAATCACTTCCCATAGGTAGTGAGCAAAGATGTTGCATGGGTTATTTCAAATGAAGCGCAACAGAGGGTCACATTGTCAAATCACAAGTTTTGTGTTTGCTAGCTACTAGGGTGCTCACCCGGCAGCTGCAACTCCTGtttccttccatgcttcgtCCTTCTTTACTTGATCATGGTACGAGCTGGAGCACACGCACAGGCAAGGCTTCTGCCACAGCTCTGAggtttcctctttgctggaatcccgcacattttgcctccatggcgagaTGCTATCCATCTGTTTAGTTTCAGCAGCAGTGTCATtgcatgctgcatttctattggttggttagaCGTGGGTCTTACCAGCAGTCATACTGTGAGATGTTCATTCATGAATTTTATCCCATGTCTTTGATCATAAGATCATGACAATGGCTATCCTTGAACCTCTTCCACTGtgacataggacccttttttttttttttttggttagagCTACAACCGAAGAtgccaccatgtttctttcacaCTGGTCATCTTCTGTCTGGGACATCCCAAAATTCCACAGTATATACCAGGCTTTAGCTGGGACTGGCATAGCACACCCAAATCTTACTGAGCTGTCTGTAGTACTTGTGGGTTATgcaagcaccagattttgacaCGGAAGATTGTGACTTAAAAGCGTGTTTTGCTGCATCAGTTTGATACTCTATCTTTCCATTGATTTAGCATTGCGCTCTGAACATTGCTCAAGCACAAGTCTCCTTATTGCCTGAATCAGTGACTAAAATGAGTAAGAAATGTAATGTTCTGAAAGTAAAGTTAAGTGTAGTCACTGCATGACTCCTAGATATCCATGCATGCACAAGTAAGATGAGCCCATGTGAAGGTCTTCCTGTGGCCTAACATTTCTGTCTGATACCCGACAGAATTGTCAGCTCCTAATGTTCAGTTTCCAGTCTGACATTGCGTCCACTCTGATTGCTGTGGGAGCCAGGGATTCAGTTTTCCCAAACCATCACTAGAAACCCACACCTGAATGTAACATTTGATGTCTATGTCGATGAGTAGCCATGCTTGCCGTACTTGTTTTGCCGGGGTTTTAAGGGTGCAGCGAAGTAAAACAAAGTATGATGTGAGGCAGTATTGAGAAGACATGTTGATTTACAGCCTCAATAGCATCCATCTTGTCCATAGATcgtttcattgctattctgGTGTTAAAACACCTTTgatccctgtttacttcctgtcagagtCTGCATCAACAACCTTCTAACGGGAAATACAGAGGAAACCACTTAGAATATTTATGTATGTTTGAAACGGTCTGTAGCGCTCATCATTGTTAACATTCCTCATTGGTTTTGTTGTACCTCTTGACAGCAGCTTCACAACAGTATTAGTCCCACCCATGGC
Coding sequences within it:
- the LOC125884346 gene encoding uncharacterized protein LOC125884346 yields the protein MAFGFYLGGVLLLSAWATAKCDPIPDEVLHMECHDRFFMIAVDLSFTGNEPHFEAFDGTGVHAITEQYAAQCGYTVSVLPLAGHVELRASYFSCHTDNTDDEVFTFNFNLIATHEGKEVTYPMNKTCSPSLPWSPREVTCETNYMEVSVRSEVTCPSDTKKYDWNAALQPAYSSATSDWQVMFHRDGEQMMPVKLSEAHKQGYAFELTDGRLVFRAPYGQPDSFSTEVNGVPVEVVHATLFSRQSWVVLMVDLEAACSTDEGSYDDSGYMMWETPEVLHPLVSGLHKTQLNIGVNGELVEQTVAEERGYIVEKHNTIVQISIPYNADGGYRKSLVSGDLYEFYIFHLYLEQISVEEDQVDTRIRFHRTLATPMLPRPVFTENRTVLEERIFTVYLGDVPEDVELTSVNFNGQEFTVPLTNTSSHTITKVVHPNNTYGYTLRVPFDDPVVMQQFSKEDAAMQHTLDINYTLTVLPENEPYHQTVSVMALSDASPPAFDAVCSESGISFRLDHRPFDYLWVISIDSDPLTSELAAQHGYIMSNDSQSLLLDVPLFTHGYEYKDITLNGFSGAFEILMRDPETSEVQSSTVKTCPFSNNEFIMCSTDGRMTVAADLSLAIPSGGVPARTNLRDKYCGPKETDGTRALFSFPLNSCGSIVRLGKEYVTYENEIFFSKKLRALKNPDSSYDIDRVTMQCTYPLAGLFRLFSVYRFESDTVGVGRIVHSAHSTEGLDSPTIKPTTVPTTRRTRRPVSLRPGYQPPAQYIKVSSFLNRKKGSRGSSQAKVTLYSGL